In Falco rusticolus isolate bFalRus1 chromosome 7, bFalRus1.pri, whole genome shotgun sequence, the DNA window TTATTCATGTGTCCTTGATTGAAACCTCCTGTCTCACCATGCAGCATGCTACGTTTGGGGTGTCTCTTGGAGGCATAATTGTTTATCTCAGCTGGGGATCCATACATCAGAGGTGGATATAAGCTTGTCAGGTCATGGCTTTTTGTGTAAAAATTTGTAAATTGCGCTCCTAAACTTTatgatgagaaaataaatgtgtatgcATCAATGGTAGAGACAAATTATTTACAATGAAGAATTTCTAACTAGGATAATATTTATGTAAGCTTAGagattctgaaataaaaatgcatgctttgcttttaattgttCAGGGGGGGAAAGAAACCATTTCAAATCTAAAAAGTTTATAAATTTCAGCAAGATAAAATCTAATacttacaattatttttttaacttaaggAGGGACTTGAAAAGGAACTGACAAGTGCACAACATAAGAATGTTCTTTCTGTGTATACTGAGGATCAGAATTCAGAATTAAGTCAGTTAAGACAAgatttggaaaggaaagaaagtgaatTAAATGAAAGCATTGCTGAAAGAGAAACACTGATAGTGGAGCTGGAAGAACTAGACAAGCAGAATCAAGAAGCTACTCAGGTAATAAATATTGCAACTAATTTTTGAACTGCTAAaacaaatgtttacatttttgtgcatgtgtgttttctcttttaagttGACCTTTGAACGTAGATAGCAGGGAAGTACAAGTTATCCTCTGAGCCTTAAAAAGGATGTTGGAACCAGTGTTTTTCCATATCTACTGTCTCAATGCAAAATTCTGAAGTGCAAGGAACCCACTTGTGGTGGACAAAGAAATAATATGGCATGTGAGCTATGCATAATGAATGTTACTTTCTGAAGTCCAGTTAAATACTACTTGATTTTTCCTTGCAAGACTTTTGATGGTTTTTATCCTGCTAATAGTGTGACCTCTGACTATGCATAacatgaatgatttttttcttttcctttcgttatttttaattgtgctgAATAATTAAGTTACTTTATTAGAAGTTCTTTATACTATAAGCATTTGTGGAGTAAAAAAGGTCGCTGATTACATACAATCAAAATGGAATGATACCTTCTTGTCACTGTTGTGTTTGACATGTCAACATATAGTTGCAACCCGTATGTCTTCATTGTTGGTTTACTTTATGCAATTGaacatttaaattgttttcctaTGAAATTAATCCCAGGAagtgcaattaaaaataaggtCAAACAAGAAATTGAAAATAGAATATACAGATATGCGTTCTCTTCcgttatttgttattttaaatatagtcCCATCCTGTTTCTAAGTAGTGGATGTTTGCTGCATACCCATTCCCGCTGCCCTGACAAATTCTGACAATTCTTTTTCTTAGGTAGTTCTCTCTTTGTTCCTTTATTTAGATAGTTAGGGTTCTTTTGATGGGAGATGGTATTCTTGTTTTTTGTGAAATGTAATCTGTCCCTTATTGATactcagttttcattaatttagTATTGACTGATGCTACCTGCCAGCTTACGTTGGCAActaggaaacttttttttttcctctcgcttacttctgttttttgttgttcagaGGATACAAATGAATGAAACACATAGTTCAGCTGGTTCTCCTCTCCTAATGAATActtttttgtgttcatttcagCATATGATTACACTGAAAGAGCAGCTCTCGAAACAACACATGGAAAATGATAGTGTCGTCAAACAGCTGAAATTTGACTTAgaatttgaaaggaagaaagtatCAGAATTAGAAATAGAGAAGATGGAAACTATTAAGGAGTTAAAtagtcagaaagaaaaactaagcCAGTGTTCATGTGAACTTAATGATTTGCATCTaaacaagcagcagcttcaAGATAATATTAAAGATTTTGAGGAACAATTAAAGAAAGCCCAGGAGTGTAATTTgcataatgaaaaagaaatcgAAGAATTGCAACAGAGactaaaagaaagagaagaagaacTTTCTGTATCCTTGAGCAAgttaacagaaaaacataataAGGAATCTAACTATGCTTGTCAAGATCTGAttctgaaggaaagagaagtaGAAATTGCAAAACTACAgaatgacatttcagaaaataaacaactaAATGAAGACTTAGAGAAATCTCTGTCTGATCttagaacagaaaatggaaagctgaTAGCAGCTGTTGAAGAACTAAAACAGGAGTTAAGTGATGccatttctgagaaaaacaaagtttacTTGGAAAAAGATACTGTTGTGGAGgctttgaaaatggaaaaaagacagtTAGAGAATGAATTAAACCAGACAGAGAAGAGGCTTTTGGAACAAGCACATAAGTATAAACAAACTATTGAGGAATTATCAAATGCACGTAGTATGGATACAACTGCATTGCAGCTTGAACATGAGCGCCTAGTTAAACTCAATCAAGAGAAGGACTTTAAGATCGCTGAACTTAAAAGGAGCATTGAGCAGATGGAAACTGACcatcaagaaacaaaagagatgTTGACTACTACCTTAGGAGGACAAAAGCAGTTGACAGAactcataaaagaaaaagaggtattcattgaaaaatttaaaaatcaagccTTACAGGTGAAGCAGGAACTTGAGGAATATATGAAAGTTTCAAAAAAGCAGGATGTCTTAAAACACAACTTGGAGGAAAAAGACAGAAGCCTTGCAAtcatgaaggaagaaaataatcatttgaaagaagaaattgaaCGCCTTAAGGATCAGCAAAGTAGATCTACACCTGTGGTTGAGCCTAAAACTCTAGATATTATTATTGAACTTGAAAGTGAGGTAACACAGTTAAAAGTGATAAAGAATAGTCttgaagaagaaatagaagTTCACAAAAAAACAATAGAAGATCAGAATCAAACAACAGTGCAACTTCAGCAGTCTTTGCaggaacaaagaaaggaaatagaTGAGTCTAGATTTCAGTGTGAACAAATGAATGTCACACATGAAAGACTTTCTTTAGAGAAAGATGAGGAAATTAAGAACTTGCAGAAAACAattgaacaaattaaaactcAGTTGCACAAAGAGAGACAGATTATTCAGACTTATTCCTCTGATCTTTTTCAGGAAACCAAAGTTCAGACTCTTAatggagaaaatggaaatgaaaaacatgaCTTATCTAAAGCTGAAATTGAAAGACTAGTAAAAGGTatcaaagaaagggaaatggagATTAAGCTTCTAAATGAAAAGAATGTTTCTTTAAGTCAGCAAATTGATCAGTTGTCCAAGGATGAGGTTGGCAAGCTTACTCGGATCATTCAAGAGAAGGATTTAGAAATACAAGCTCTGAATGCTCGAGTTTCCTCAGCTCCATATAGGCAGGATGTTCTTTGTcttcaacagcagctgcaagcTTATGTTATGGAAAGAGAACAAGTACTAGCAGTACTAAGtgaaaagacaagagaaaacagtcAGTTAAAAACAGAGTATCATAATATCATGGATATAGTTGCTGCTAAAGAAGCAGCTTTGGTAAGGTTGCAAGGAGAAATTCAAAAGTTGTCTAATAGATCTGAAAATAGCAGTCAAGAAATGTCTAGAGAAACTATTCAGAATTTATCCCGTATTATTAGAGAAAAAGATATTGAAATAGATGCTCTAAGTCAAAAATGCCAAACCTTACTGACTGTCTTGCAGACATCCAGTATAGGTACTGATAATGGGTCAGGAGGTGTTAACAGTAACCAGTTTGAGGAACTTCTACAAGAACGCGATAAACTAAAACAGcaagtgaagaaaatggaagagtgGAAGCAACAGGTAATAACCACAGTTCAGAACATGCAGCATGAGTCAGCTCACCTCCAAGAAGAGTTACAGAAGCTTCAAGCACAAATTTCAATTGAAAGTGATAGTAATTCAAAGTTGCAGGTAGATTATAATGGCTTGATTCAGAGTTAtgaacagaatgagaaaaagctgaaaagttttAGTCAGGAATTAGCACAAGTTCAACACAGCATAGGACAGCTTTATAACACCAAAGATCTTCTCCTGAGCAAACTTGACTTGGTAACACCATCTGTGGCAGCAGCTTCCACCGTTTCACAGCTTTCAGGCATTCAGTACAGTGCTCCTGAAGTACTCAGTGATGAGTCTAAACTCCTTCAAAATGAGTTGGAACGATTGAAAAGTAAGTTGCAAGAAAAAGATTCAACTATTAGGACTCTTCAGGAAAACAATCAACGATTATCAGATTCTGTGGCTACAGCATCAGAGATTGAACGAAAGAGTCAAGAAGGGACTGAGTCAGAGATGAGGCAgatcaaagaaaaacatgatgTCTTGCAGAAATCACTTAGAGAAAAAGACATATTAATTAAATCTAAAAGTGATCAGTTACTTTCTGTGAGTGAAAATCTtagtaacaaagaaaatgaaaatgagctTTTGAAGCAAGCTGTGACTAatcttaaagaaagaaatctaaTTTTAGAAATGGATATTcgaaaactgaaagaagaaaatgaaaaaatagttgCAAAGtgtagggaaaaagaaacagaattccGAGCACTTCAGGAAACTAATATGCAGTTTTCAATGATGCTAAAAGAGAAAGAGTTTGAGTCACACTCAATGAAGGAAAAAGctcttgcttttgaaaagctgttgaaagaaaaagaacaggtaTGTGCATTCATATTTATTAATATCTTTCAAAATTAGTCACATGgtaatgcatttttatgctTATGTAGTCATCAAGTGTTTGCCTGAAATCTGTTTGACACCTTACTGCATTACACTACCACAACAGCCCTCCCCCTGCAAAGTTAAGAAATTAGAAGTCAGCAGGTGAGTGGTTTACAATGTTATTTGTTAATTGCACAgccataaaatacatttttcatttatttggaGATTGCTCATGTACTGTACAGCTacttaatattttgctttggcCTTGTTATTTGTTAAGTACCctatattatttttactgtatgGTGCTCAAACTTTTCTGCAGAGTGGGCCAGCAGGACTAATTTACCAATGTGCTTTCCTCTGATGTTTGCCATTCAGATATGATGGCTTCATAACATCCCTATGAGATGAATGAGTTAATGTATCTTGCTTTTACGGCTGGAGAAACtccactggagaaaaaaaaaaaaaagagcgaAAGATTGGACAAGTTAAATAAATGGTTTCTGCTCTTCAATTTGACATATGGAAAAATATCCCTTTTTCAAACGTATGTTCAGAGAAAAATTGCAGTGGCTTATTAATTATCATGTGTGTAATTTGAAGAAGAGTTTTTTAAGAGCAAAGAATTAAATGGAGTCATTGATACACAAGTCAACAGCGTGTTGTATGAATTGCTACTGCTGGAGTAAAGGAAATAATGTGTGAATTGCCACTTGTCTTTGAGAAATAGGTGTTAAGTACATTGCAAAAGTCTTCCTGCAGTTTTGACAAACACTTGACAGCAGAATAtagatatttttgctttgctttctgggcTCTGAAGGTGAATACGTCCTACTGGGTAGTCTTTTCCAAACAGATAACTTTCTTATTTTCCCTCTGTACTGTCGAGGTCCCTGTTCTCTTTGTCTTGGTCGTTCTGGTTGCCATTGTTCAACCTTCTCTTACAGGTGTCCCTGCACCGTGCACACTGTTGTTCTCCCTGTTGCCTTTAGCatcccttttcattttctgaaggtTACGAGCATTGCCCATTATTAGAGACGAGTATTTATGCAAACCATTCCTAAGTAACTtggcattaattttttttcctctgctataagtacaataaaaaaatcatagaattatagagTGGTTTGGCGTTAAAAGGaaccttaaaaatcatctagttccaaccacctgctgtgggcagggacaccttccactagaccaggttgctcaaagccccatccagcctggccttgagcacttccagggatggggcatccacagctgctctgggcagcctgtgccagtgtttcaccacctcATGTGTCTTTGAAGTGTTTTCAAACTACCAACTAAATCTGCAAtgtaatttatttggaaaagcaaaatattaattacatttaacaATATGTGTCATCTTAAATTTATCATTTGGATGTCTCAACTTTGAAATATGTGTGAAAAActaggattaatttttttttttgagaagtttGACTTAAGATACATGTTCAGAACTGTAGAACATGTTTATACTGTAGAACTATGATGAGAGATATCATTGTCTCAAAGTACAGTTATGTTATGAAAAATAGCTTTGAATTACCATTGGGACTTAAGTTCATCAGCCTTGCCTGTATAAAGCATACtaatattttacaaattcaCTCTCTTACTATGTTGGGCATTTTTTATTCTAACTCATGGAAATCTGCATTGTCTGGCTAGGTTCTGTATGGCACATCTTTGGCCTGCATGCTTTCGGTCACTGGTGGCTTAGGCTTTCAGTTTCACAAGCACGAAACATTTGTCTGGACATATTTTTTGCACAAATTGAAGAAGTTGCTGTTATACTTTGTGTTTGCTATGAGGAACTAGGGAAAATAGCATTCAaacaattttgcattttgtgtgtgtgtcagaaGGTTACATGACATAGAGAGGGAAGGTTTGCCTGCAGGTTTAGGGTTCTACTGCAAAAAGGGTTTTGCTATATTCAGTGTGATTAATAAAAACAAGTAGTTGAAGCTTATAAGTATTAGTGAGAAAAAGATTCATTTACTTTTATCCAAAATAACAAAAGtaactgctttcaaaacaaCACAAAGAGTACGCTGAAAAGTTTCAGATACATGTACATGTGAGTTCTGTGTAACTGACATACTAACACTTCTTTATATGCTAAGTTGTAGTAAATTGCATGTAAATGGAAACATTATTCATTGAAATTAGACATCTGAATATGGGATGGACATAGCTGTGATTCACTGAAGGCTAATCTTTGAGAGTGAAGTCATgttatggtttgtttttaaagatttcttcatGTGTTTAGTTGTCTTAAGTTCAGACGAGTTGACCTACCTAGGCTGATGCCTTACATGTGCATGACGTAATAAACAggtaacacagaaaataaattccaaacactggggaaaacaagttttcaagTATACAAGTGTTTGATACACAATGTACATGTTGCATCTCTCATCTAAAGATAGGTACGTATTTATTTGTTCACTTCAGCAGTCAGTTAAGACAATGCATCTGTATAGTGTCTTTTAGCAGTAAGTCTTACTTCATCTTGTAACATGTGGgtaaaataacttcaaaataatattttccttgaatgtttttctgtgttgtagGGCCATTGGTGTCCTGCTCTTTTCCTTGTTATATCGGTTATTGTCTTCATGCACTTGTGGGCAAAGACTGTCTCCTTTGGCAAAACTATTTGCCATGTTTGAAATGCTTGTTTGTGTCTTCAACAGGGCAACACAGGAGAATTGAATCAACTGTTAAGTGAAGTTAAGTCAATGCAGGAAAAGGCCGTTACTTTTCAGCAAGAGAGAGACCAAGTCATGGTAGCACTCAAACAGAAGCAAATGGAGAGCAGTGCCCTTCAGGGCGAGGTATgccacaaaataatttacagtcacaagaagtaaaagaaaaagagtaagaaattCTGTCTGTAATATTTTGTGGATTATTTTTGGTAACAATCACTTGTAAAAAGCAGTGTGCTTCAAGGGACATGTTTTGTGTTTATCAcctttcataaaaataatttaatatgaACAACTTAAGTTATGTTCTACATAGGTACAGCATTTGCGTGAGAAAGAGCAACGCCTAAATCAGGAACTGGAGAGGTTACGTAATCACCTTTTAGAAATGGAAGACTCCTACACACGAGAAGCTTTagctgcagaagacagagaGGTCaagctaagaaagaaaattctgattttggaagaaaaacttgTGTCCTCATCTACTGCAGTGGAGAATGCCAGGTAGTCTTTTAATTTATACAGTAGTGGTGTTAGCAAGACTGGTACtgattgctttattttactgaatTACCATTCTATAACACGCTAAGCACTTGAGAAAACAAAACGATAGGAACTTCTGTTACATCAGGAAGATGATTTGAAATAGACGCGGCTACTCCTGAGGACTTAAAAGTATTTGTCAGTTTTGTAGCAACTATTGAAATCTCACATCTTTAACAGTGCTAGAActagaaacaacaaaaatccctCGACCCATCAATTTAATTGTGTCGGAACAAAAATGATGGACTGGACTTACTTTGAAGTCAAATCttcattcattttgaaataGTCTTATTTCAATACACAGATGTGACTGTCATGCTTTGAATTGCGTTCACATCCTTACTTTATAGCTGATACCGTGGAAACTATACGCTGCTgtaaactttttcctttgtagtgcatatatatatgaagcAAGATACACTGAAGTTCTCATGGATAGCACAATCTGGGAGGCTAGAGCCaattgtggttttttatttatttgccatAATCGCATTTTTCAGCCAGAACAATGAAAACCCAGGCATTAAACTTAACGCCTATCTTGACTGctttaatactgttttatttaaaggaattttGGTTACTTCAggcaaaataattctttttcatcttattacagttgtcaaaatgaaaaagtattttaatcaaaaaatatgtatgtggctgcagtctttcttttttgcttaaGTGCCAGAG includes these proteins:
- the TRIP11 gene encoding thyroid receptor-interacting protein 11 isoform X2, whose translation is MASWLGGLGSGLGQSLGQVGGSLSSLTGQISSFTKDILLEGAEEVGDAATELHVSNSRLREIESINAAQKFENERLKKLCSDLEEKHEASELQIKQLSVEYRNQLQQKEVEISHLKARQNALQEQLQKVQTAAQSAQSGVGVLPPAAASASYVPAVRPSSCFEGDDMDFGDIIWSQQEINRLSNEVSRLESEVDHWKQIALSSKVQRTNDAEQSEICKLQNIVKELKQNLSQEIDEHQHELSVLQDAHRQKLVELSRRHREELREYEERIEELENQLQQDGVSADAMDDSKISQQKKNAQSLERGKVEELQIVKDLEDEIRRLNHKLSSAKEESKILLKEQELAKVEKMQIMQEYENLKSDFSMLQSSVAERDALLKEQEKKLQLKTSLPEDIVRLQQALLEAENELARLSSLKQEGLEKELTSAQHKNVLSVYTEDQNSELSQLRQDLERKESELNESIAERETLIVELEELDKQNQEATQHMITLKEQLSKQHMENDSVVKQLKFDLEFERKKVSELEIEKMETIKELNSQKEKLSQCSCELNDLHLNKQQLQDNIKDFEEQLKKAQECNLHNEKEIEELQQRLKEREEELSVSLSKLTEKHNKESNYACQDLILKEREVEIAKLQNDISENKQLNEDLEKSLSDLRTENGKLIAAVEELKQELSDAISEKNKVYLEKDTVVEALKMEKRQLENELNQTEKRLLEQAHKYKQTIEELSNARSMDTTALQLEHERLVKLNQEKDFKIAELKRSIEQMETDHQETKEMLTTTLGGQKQLTELIKEKEVFIEKFKNQALQVKQELEEYMKVSKKQDVLKHNLEEKDRSLAIMKEENNHLKEEIERLKDQQSRSTPVVEPKTLDIIIELESEVTQLKVIKNSLEEEIEVHKKTIEDQNQTTVQLQQSLQEQRKEIDESRFQCEQMNVTHERLSLEKDEEIKNLQKTIEQIKTQLHKERQIIQTYSSDLFQETKVQTLNGENGNEKHDLSKAEIERLVKGIKEREMEIKLLNEKNVSLSQQIDQLSKDEVGKLTRIIQEKDLEIQALNARVSSAPYRQDVLCLQQQLQAYVMEREQVLAVLSEKTRENSQLKTEYHNIMDIVAAKEAALVRLQGEIQKLSNRSENSSQEMSRETIQNLSRIIREKDIEIDALSQKCQTLLTVLQTSSIGTDNGSGGVNSNQFEELLQERDKLKQQVKKMEEWKQQVITTVQNMQHESAHLQEELQKLQAQISIESDSNSKLQVDYNGLIQSYEQNEKKLKSFSQELAQVQHSIGQLYNTKDLLLSKLDLVTPSVAAASTVSQLSGIQYSAPEVLSDESKLLQNELERLKSKLQEKDSTIRTLQENNQRLSDSVATASEIERKSQEGTESEMRQIKEKHDVLQKSLREKDILIKSKSDQLLSVSENLSNKENENELLKQAVTNLKERNLILEMDIRKLKEENEKIVAKCREKETEFRALQETNMQFSMMLKEKEFESHSMKEKALAFEKLLKEKEQGNTGELNQLLSEVKSMQEKAVTFQQERDQVMVALKQKQMESSALQGEVQHLREKEQRLNQELERLRNHLLEMEDSYTREALAAEDREVKLRKKILILEEKLVSSSTAVENASHQASLQVESLQEQLNLVSKQRDETVLQLTISQDQVKQYALSLANLQMVLEQFQQEEKAMYSAELEKHQNQTAEWKKKAEKLEEKVISLQESLGEANAALDAASRLTEQLDVKEEQIEELKKEGEIRREMLEDVQNKLMDLMNSTEGKVDKVLMRNLFVGHFHTPKNKRPEVLRLMGSILGIKKEELDQLLSEDQRGVTSWVTGWLGGGAGSKSVPSTPLRPTHQNIFNSSFSELFVKFLETESCPSIPPPKLSVHDMKLLGAAGTGKTSSTPSNSQMQDSAASAMSRRPDANPFLARRSAAVPLIMPTSNSGHLLMKPISDALPTFTPLPVSPDASAGAVLKDLLKQ
- the TRIP11 gene encoding thyroid receptor-interacting protein 11 isoform X1; the protein is MASWLGGLGSGLGQSLGQVGGSLSSLTGQISSFTKDILLEGAEEVGDAATELHVSNSRLREIESINAAQKFENERLKKLCSDLEEKHEASELQIKQLSVEYRNQLQQKEVEISHLKARQNALQEQLQKVQTAAQSAQSGVGVLPPAAASASYVPAVRPSSCFEGDDMDFGDIIWSQQEINRLSNEVSRLESEVDHWKQIALSSKVQRTNDAEQSEICKLQNIVKELKQNLSQEIDEHQHELSVLQDAHRQKLVELSRRHREELREYEERIEELENQLQQGLYNNGVSADAMDDSKISQQKKNAQSLERGKVEELQIVKDLEDEIRRLNHKLSSAKEESKILLKEQELAKVEKMQIMQEYENLKSDFSMLQSSVAERDALLKEQEKKLQLKTSLPEDIVRLQQALLEAENELARLSSLKQEGLEKELTSAQHKNVLSVYTEDQNSELSQLRQDLERKESELNESIAERETLIVELEELDKQNQEATQHMITLKEQLSKQHMENDSVVKQLKFDLEFERKKVSELEIEKMETIKELNSQKEKLSQCSCELNDLHLNKQQLQDNIKDFEEQLKKAQECNLHNEKEIEELQQRLKEREEELSVSLSKLTEKHNKESNYACQDLILKEREVEIAKLQNDISENKQLNEDLEKSLSDLRTENGKLIAAVEELKQELSDAISEKNKVYLEKDTVVEALKMEKRQLENELNQTEKRLLEQAHKYKQTIEELSNARSMDTTALQLEHERLVKLNQEKDFKIAELKRSIEQMETDHQETKEMLTTTLGGQKQLTELIKEKEVFIEKFKNQALQVKQELEEYMKVSKKQDVLKHNLEEKDRSLAIMKEENNHLKEEIERLKDQQSRSTPVVEPKTLDIIIELESEVTQLKVIKNSLEEEIEVHKKTIEDQNQTTVQLQQSLQEQRKEIDESRFQCEQMNVTHERLSLEKDEEIKNLQKTIEQIKTQLHKERQIIQTYSSDLFQETKVQTLNGENGNEKHDLSKAEIERLVKGIKEREMEIKLLNEKNVSLSQQIDQLSKDEVGKLTRIIQEKDLEIQALNARVSSAPYRQDVLCLQQQLQAYVMEREQVLAVLSEKTRENSQLKTEYHNIMDIVAAKEAALVRLQGEIQKLSNRSENSSQEMSRETIQNLSRIIREKDIEIDALSQKCQTLLTVLQTSSIGTDNGSGGVNSNQFEELLQERDKLKQQVKKMEEWKQQVITTVQNMQHESAHLQEELQKLQAQISIESDSNSKLQVDYNGLIQSYEQNEKKLKSFSQELAQVQHSIGQLYNTKDLLLSKLDLVTPSVAAASTVSQLSGIQYSAPEVLSDESKLLQNELERLKSKLQEKDSTIRTLQENNQRLSDSVATASEIERKSQEGTESEMRQIKEKHDVLQKSLREKDILIKSKSDQLLSVSENLSNKENENELLKQAVTNLKERNLILEMDIRKLKEENEKIVAKCREKETEFRALQETNMQFSMMLKEKEFESHSMKEKALAFEKLLKEKEQGNTGELNQLLSEVKSMQEKAVTFQQERDQVMVALKQKQMESSALQGEVQHLREKEQRLNQELERLRNHLLEMEDSYTREALAAEDREVKLRKKILILEEKLVSSSTAVENASHQASLQVESLQEQLNLVSKQRDETVLQLTISQDQVKQYALSLANLQMVLEQFQQEEKAMYSAELEKHQNQTAEWKKKAEKLEEKVISLQESLGEANAALDAASRLTEQLDVKEEQIEELKKEGEIRREMLEDVQNKLMDLMNSTEGKVDKVLMRNLFVGHFHTPKNKRPEVLRLMGSILGIKKEELDQLLSEDQRGVTSWVTGWLGGGAGSKSVPSTPLRPTHQNIFNSSFSELFVKFLETESCPSIPPPKLSVHDMKLLGAAGTGKTSSTPSNSQMQDSAASAMSRRPDANPFLARRSAAVPLIMPTSNSGHLLMKPISDALPTFTPLPVSPDASAGAVLKDLLKQ